From Catenulispora sp. MAP5-51, one genomic window encodes:
- a CDS encoding ABC transporter ATP-binding protein — MEDTAADRAAAPERGVPRQEPAAEQAAPVPVPVPVPVSGLEDGVVPVLSVRDLFVAFRSRHGRGQARAVDGVDLDIAPGEIVALVGESGCGKSTLARALTGLVVPTAGRVLHDGVPVSYKSRALKAYRRGVQLVLQDPTGALNPRRTVYEAVAEGLRIHGKSALGGFPDEKAKVADALARAGLRPPERFFDLRPHQLSGGQRQRVVIAGALVLDPQVLVADEPVASLDASVRGEILKLMLDLRAGTGLSALVVTHDLGLAWNIADRVAVMYLGRIVETGTVEEVLTAPQHPYTKALLSVVAESGEDPVILTGETPDSAAIPAGCRFHPRCPLVASGQAEQLGIAARCRTEDPKPLPASGRHAACHAANLLGVAAPEVPDMPDAPQNAPTPSDVEGAQ, encoded by the coding sequence ATGGAAGACACGGCGGCGGACAGGGCCGCGGCGCCCGAACGCGGCGTGCCCCGGCAGGAACCCGCGGCCGAGCAGGCGGCACCTGTACCTGTACCTGTACCTGTACCCGTATCAGGGCTCGAAGACGGCGTGGTACCGGTGCTGTCGGTGCGCGACCTGTTCGTCGCCTTCCGATCCCGCCACGGCCGAGGCCAGGCCCGCGCCGTCGACGGCGTCGATCTGGACATCGCCCCCGGCGAGATCGTCGCGCTGGTCGGGGAATCCGGCTGCGGCAAGTCCACCCTGGCGCGGGCGCTGACCGGTCTGGTCGTGCCGACCGCGGGCCGGGTGCTGCACGACGGCGTACCGGTGTCGTACAAGTCGCGCGCGTTGAAGGCTTATCGGCGCGGCGTGCAGCTGGTTCTGCAAGACCCGACCGGCGCGCTCAACCCGCGCCGCACGGTCTACGAAGCGGTCGCCGAAGGCCTGCGCATCCACGGGAAATCGGCCCTCGGCGGCTTCCCCGACGAGAAGGCGAAGGTCGCCGACGCCCTGGCGCGCGCCGGCCTGCGCCCGCCGGAGCGTTTCTTCGACCTGCGTCCGCACCAGCTCTCCGGCGGCCAGCGGCAGCGCGTGGTGATCGCCGGGGCCCTGGTGCTGGATCCGCAGGTCCTGGTCGCCGACGAGCCGGTCGCCTCGCTGGACGCCTCGGTGCGCGGGGAGATCCTGAAGCTGATGCTGGACCTGCGCGCCGGCACCGGGCTGTCCGCGCTGGTCGTCACCCACGACCTGGGCCTGGCGTGGAACATCGCCGACCGGGTCGCGGTGATGTACCTGGGGCGGATCGTGGAGACCGGCACGGTCGAGGAGGTCCTCACCGCGCCGCAGCACCCGTACACCAAGGCCCTGCTGTCGGTGGTCGCCGAGTCCGGCGAGGATCCGGTGATCCTGACCGGCGAGACCCCGGACTCCGCCGCCATCCCGGCCGGCTGCCGCTTCCATCCGCGCTGCCCGCTGGTCGCCTCGGGCCAGGCCGAACAGCTCGGCATCGCGGCCCGGTGCCGGACCGAGGACCCCAAGCCGCTGCCCGCCTCGGGCCGGCACGCCGCCTGCCACGCCGCGAACCTGCTCGGCGTCGCTGCACCAGAGGTACCAGACATGCCAGACGCACCACAGAACGCTCCCACCCCCTCCGATGTCGAAGGAGCCCAATGA
- a CDS encoding ABC transporter permease encodes MIADFRRQRSGLAGLALLLLTALVALAAPLFITAKDMSAVFAPGTPRQAPSGQYLLGTDAYGRSMVDVTIWGARISLTVGLLATALAVGIGALVGITAGHFGGWLDTVLIRITDWFVVLPVLVLATALASVLTPGVSTVVVAIGVTAWPTTARVVRAQTLSVESRPYIERAKALGGGHLHVMRRHILPNVMPLMLAQATLTVSSAILTEATLAFLGMSDPTKVSWGTTLQLARQVGAISANDWWILLPPGAAIVAVSLAFTLVGRALEQVLNPRLQERT; translated from the coding sequence GTGATCGCCGACTTCCGCCGCCAGCGGTCCGGGCTGGCAGGGCTGGCCCTCCTGCTGCTGACCGCCCTGGTGGCCCTGGCAGCCCCCTTGTTCATCACCGCCAAGGACATGTCGGCGGTGTTCGCGCCCGGCACGCCTCGGCAGGCCCCCTCCGGCCAGTACCTGCTCGGCACCGACGCCTACGGCCGCTCCATGGTGGACGTGACCATCTGGGGCGCCCGGATCTCGCTGACCGTGGGCCTGCTGGCCACGGCCCTGGCGGTGGGGATCGGGGCGCTGGTCGGCATCACCGCCGGACACTTCGGCGGCTGGCTCGACACGGTGCTGATCCGGATCACCGACTGGTTCGTGGTGCTGCCGGTACTGGTGCTGGCCACCGCGCTGGCCTCGGTGCTGACCCCGGGGGTGAGCACGGTGGTGGTGGCGATCGGGGTGACCGCGTGGCCGACCACGGCGCGGGTGGTGCGGGCGCAGACGCTGTCTGTGGAGTCGCGGCCCTACATCGAGCGGGCCAAGGCCCTGGGCGGCGGACACCTGCACGTGATGCGCCGGCACATCCTGCCCAACGTCATGCCCCTGATGCTGGCGCAGGCCACTCTGACGGTGTCCTCGGCGATCCTCACCGAGGCGACGCTGGCGTTCCTGGGCATGAGCGACCCGACGAAGGTGTCCTGGGGCACCACGCTGCAGCTGGCCCGCCAGGTCGGCGCGATCAGCGCCAACGACTGGTGGATCCTGCTGCCGCCGGGCGCCGCGATCGTCGCGGTGTCGCTGGCCTTCACCCTCGTCGGCCGGGCACTGGAGCAGGTGCTGAACCCGCGGCTTCAGGAGCGCACATGA
- a CDS encoding C39 family peptidase — MHTSRAAKALTCTAVLIAACAAGTATGTTARAATAAAGSTRAAASTSTAAAERVNFRKWTTQADFQSGTSAGVTALAGDRQGIAISSTVGSLRYKDAYLHTTKTYAYSTWTSPTYTPGFGATELVSSWDAQTPAGTWLKVELNATMEDGHQTGWLDMGNWASGDTDIARTSLSPSAGVYGAVDTDTFNAAAGHTLQSYQLRATLYRLPTGTASPRLWQLGAFASAVPARTGVTPSPLGGAEGTDLAVPQYSQQIHVGQYNQYGGGGDAWCSPTSSEMITEFWGDGPSAADMSWVDPSYADPSVDYAARSTYDYAYQGTGNWPFNAAYAAHYGLDAEVVQLPSVDDLETLVKAGIPVAISVAFDNGELTGSGYGTAGHLMVVAGFTAGGDFIVDDPFSPSDAAVHHVYQRSQLENIWLRTYWTRSDGTTGSGSGGVAYLYKPHDTALPPVADPTNPTW; from the coding sequence ATGCACACCTCGCGCGCCGCCAAAGCCTTGACCTGCACGGCAGTCCTGATCGCGGCCTGCGCGGCCGGGACCGCGACGGGCACGACGGCCCGCGCGGCGACCGCGGCCGCCGGTTCCACCAGAGCCGCCGCCTCGACCAGCACCGCCGCCGCCGAGCGCGTCAACTTCCGCAAGTGGACCACCCAGGCCGACTTCCAGTCCGGCACCTCGGCGGGCGTCACCGCACTGGCCGGCGACCGGCAGGGCATCGCGATCTCAAGTACCGTCGGCTCGCTCCGGTATAAGGACGCGTATCTGCACACCACCAAAACCTACGCCTACAGCACCTGGACTTCGCCGACCTACACGCCGGGATTCGGCGCCACCGAGCTGGTCTCCTCCTGGGACGCGCAGACCCCGGCCGGCACCTGGCTGAAGGTCGAACTGAACGCCACCATGGAGGACGGCCACCAGACCGGCTGGCTGGACATGGGCAACTGGGCCTCCGGCGACACCGACATCGCCCGCACCTCGCTGAGCCCCTCGGCCGGCGTCTACGGCGCAGTGGACACCGACACCTTCAACGCCGCCGCCGGCCACACACTCCAGAGCTACCAGCTGCGGGCCACCCTGTACCGGCTGCCGACCGGCACCGCCTCCCCCCGGCTGTGGCAGCTCGGCGCCTTCGCCTCGGCGGTCCCGGCCCGCACCGGCGTGACCCCCAGCCCGCTGGGCGGCGCCGAGGGCACGGACCTGGCAGTCCCGCAGTACTCCCAGCAGATCCACGTCGGCCAGTACAACCAGTACGGCGGCGGCGGAGACGCCTGGTGCAGCCCGACCTCCAGCGAGATGATCACCGAGTTCTGGGGCGACGGCCCGAGCGCCGCCGACATGTCGTGGGTGGACCCCTCCTACGCCGACCCCAGCGTGGACTACGCCGCGCGCTCGACGTACGACTACGCCTACCAGGGCACCGGCAACTGGCCCTTCAACGCCGCCTACGCCGCGCACTACGGCCTGGACGCCGAAGTGGTCCAACTCCCCTCGGTCGACGACCTGGAGACCCTGGTCAAGGCCGGCATCCCGGTGGCCATCTCAGTGGCCTTCGACAACGGCGAACTCACCGGCTCCGGCTACGGCACCGCCGGACACCTGATGGTGGTCGCCGGATTCACGGCCGGCGGCGACTTCATCGTCGACGACCCGTTCTCGCCCTCGGACGCCGCCGTGCACCACGTCTACCAGCGCAGCCAGCTGGAGAACATCTGGCTCCGCACATACTGGACCCGCTCGGACGGCACGACCGGTTCGGGCTCCGGCGGCGTGGCGTACCTGTACAAGCCGCACGACACGGCGCTGCCGCCGGTCGCGGATCCGACCAATCCGACGTGGTGA
- a CDS encoding ABC transporter ATP-binding protein, with amino-acid sequence MTETEQTDQSRQNKPSKPGELSEPSKLSEQSAAPENDNEAARADVLRLEDLHVSYKTAAGPVPAVRGVDLALPAGGRLGLAGESGCGKSTLAGAVLRLLPKSAEVRGRILLDGEDVQAMTWGRLRAVRWAEASIVFQGAMHSLNPVRRVGDQIAEPILLHDKTVGRAAADRRVATLLDQVGLVAARASAYPHELSGGQRQRVMIAMALACSPRLIVADEPTTALDVMIQAQILRLIGELVAEHGISLLMISHDLAVLAEHCDRLAVMYAGRIAEQGPAGQVFTDARHPYGRALADAFPRIGDPASRRGPRGLPGDPPDPARLPQGCTFAPRCPIAAEECLSAEPPLIAAGDGRLAACVRMDVAREGL; translated from the coding sequence ATGACAGAGACCGAACAGACCGATCAGAGCCGGCAGAACAAGCCGAGCAAGCCGGGCGAGCTGAGTGAGCCGAGCAAGCTGAGCGAACAGAGCGCCGCGCCCGAGAACGACAACGAGGCGGCGCGCGCCGACGTGCTGCGCTTGGAAGACCTGCACGTCTCCTACAAGACGGCGGCCGGGCCCGTGCCCGCGGTGCGCGGCGTGGACCTCGCGCTGCCCGCCGGCGGCCGCCTGGGCCTGGCCGGGGAGTCCGGCTGCGGCAAGTCGACGCTGGCCGGCGCGGTCCTGCGGCTGCTGCCCAAGTCGGCGGAGGTGCGCGGCCGGATCCTGCTGGACGGCGAGGACGTCCAGGCCATGACCTGGGGCCGGCTGCGCGCGGTGCGCTGGGCCGAGGCCTCGATCGTGTTCCAGGGCGCGATGCACTCGCTGAACCCGGTGCGCCGGGTCGGCGACCAGATCGCCGAGCCGATCCTGTTGCACGACAAGACGGTCGGCCGCGCGGCCGCCGACCGCCGGGTGGCGACCCTGCTGGACCAGGTCGGCCTGGTCGCGGCGCGCGCGTCGGCCTATCCGCACGAGCTGTCCGGCGGCCAGCGGCAGCGCGTGATGATCGCGATGGCGCTGGCCTGCTCGCCGCGCCTGATCGTGGCCGACGAGCCGACCACGGCGCTGGACGTGATGATCCAGGCGCAGATCCTGCGCCTGATCGGCGAACTGGTCGCCGAGCACGGCATCAGCCTGCTGATGATCAGCCACGACCTGGCGGTCCTGGCAGAGCACTGCGACCGGCTGGCGGTGATGTACGCCGGCCGCATCGCCGAGCAGGGCCCGGCGGGCCAAGTGTTCACCGACGCCCGGCACCCCTACGGCCGCGCCCTGGCCGACGCCTTCCCGCGCATAGGCGACCCGGCCAGCCGCCGCGGCCCGCGCGGCCTGCCCGGCGACCCGCCGGACCCGGCGCGGCTGCCGCAGGGCTGCACGTTCGCACCGCGCTGCCCGATCGCCGCCGAGGAGTGCCTGAGCGCCGAGCCGCCGCTGATCGCGGCCGGGGACGGCCGGCTGGCGGCGTGCGTGCGGATGGATGTTGCGCGGGAGGGGTTGTGA
- a CDS encoding N-acetylmuramoyl-L-alanine amidase, with protein sequence MRRPQRRLRRRRALIPVVASALIAATAAFVPAAHSAAAIGTPAGPSTPADPGSRQAAFAAASAEFGVPLPVLMSVSYNESLWEAHGGKPSFSAGYGPMNLTNLTQAELNSAGFTSTFRTPDLLNAPALHTAAKAAALAGIDLATAETNDVQNIRAGAALLASYEKQFDHGVLPPAMNLNAWTVGVARYAEASETKVAQVFADDVFTNIRTGQSATTQDGQTLSLASQPWAYDDPAAAKKLGLVSVVPPADPVHDPSLLTAPECPADLDCSYSPDGFFQLDPNDKSNYGGHDPANRPATTDIRYITLHDNEETNDGTLWLFHDPSYQASANYEVRSEDGHVTQMMPDEDIAWDSANESFYQHSIGIEQEGYALDGATWYSEQMYHSTATLVRYLAAKYDIPLDRQHILGHDNIPGSSDSRIASQHWDPGPYWNWSHFMDLLGQPIHADAPPTSNVVAINPVFQLNQQVVSGCQNIQDLTPYPGPYHGAEWPNLNGPCPASYYINMPKQPTNFVWLRTAPSDSAPLLSDPYLHSDGSAGTTEADDWGDQASTGQEFVVADRAPGGWIAIWFAGQKAWFHNDFGPLTAAPVKALTVVPKAGKTSVPIYTESFPEASAYPAAFTSWYGGIPRSQRIASKYTLTPGQAYVTDGKPLQSDWFNAFNIDGSAFMDQTDFKGTTQYYLITYNHRMAFVNAADVDVVPSTS encoded by the coding sequence ATGAGACGCCCCCAAAGACGCCTCCGCAGGCGCAGAGCCCTGATACCTGTGGTCGCCTCCGCGCTGATCGCGGCGACCGCGGCGTTCGTGCCGGCCGCGCACAGCGCCGCGGCCATCGGCACCCCGGCCGGTCCCTCCACCCCGGCCGACCCCGGCTCGCGCCAGGCCGCGTTCGCGGCGGCCTCGGCGGAGTTCGGGGTGCCGCTGCCGGTCCTGATGTCCGTGTCGTACAACGAGTCGCTGTGGGAGGCGCACGGCGGCAAGCCGAGCTTCTCGGCCGGCTACGGCCCGATGAACCTCACGAACCTGACCCAGGCCGAACTCAACTCGGCGGGCTTCACCAGCACCTTCCGCACCCCGGACCTGCTCAACGCGCCGGCTCTGCACACCGCCGCCAAGGCCGCCGCCCTGGCCGGGATCGACCTGGCCACGGCCGAGACCAACGACGTGCAGAACATCCGCGCCGGCGCCGCGCTGCTGGCGTCGTACGAGAAGCAGTTCGACCACGGCGTACTGCCTCCGGCCATGAACCTGAACGCCTGGACCGTCGGCGTGGCCCGCTATGCCGAGGCCTCGGAGACCAAGGTCGCGCAGGTCTTCGCCGACGACGTGTTCACCAACATCCGCACCGGCCAGTCCGCGACCACGCAGGACGGCCAGACGCTGTCGCTGGCCTCGCAGCCGTGGGCCTACGACGACCCGGCCGCGGCCAAGAAGCTGGGCCTGGTCAGCGTGGTCCCGCCGGCCGACCCGGTGCACGACCCGTCGCTGCTGACCGCCCCGGAGTGCCCGGCGGACCTGGACTGCAGCTACTCCCCCGACGGCTTCTTCCAGCTCGACCCCAACGACAAGTCGAACTACGGCGGGCACGACCCGGCGAACCGTCCGGCGACCACGGACATCCGCTACATCACGCTGCACGACAACGAGGAGACCAACGACGGGACGCTGTGGCTGTTCCACGACCCCTCGTACCAGGCCTCGGCGAACTACGAGGTGCGCTCCGAGGACGGCCACGTCACCCAGATGATGCCGGACGAGGACATCGCCTGGGACAGCGCGAACGAGTCCTTCTACCAGCACTCGATCGGCATCGAGCAGGAAGGCTACGCGCTGGACGGGGCCACCTGGTACAGCGAGCAGATGTACCACTCGACGGCCACGCTGGTGCGCTACCTGGCGGCGAAGTACGACATCCCGCTGGACCGGCAGCACATCCTGGGGCACGACAACATCCCCGGCAGCAGCGACAGCCGGATCGCCTCGCAGCACTGGGACCCGGGACCGTACTGGAACTGGTCGCACTTCATGGACCTGCTCGGCCAGCCGATCCACGCCGACGCCCCGCCGACGTCCAACGTCGTGGCGATCAACCCGGTGTTCCAGCTCAACCAGCAGGTGGTCTCCGGCTGCCAGAACATCCAGGACCTGACGCCGTACCCGGGGCCGTACCACGGCGCGGAATGGCCGAACCTGAACGGGCCCTGCCCGGCGAGCTACTACATCAACATGCCCAAGCAGCCGACGAACTTCGTATGGCTGCGCACGGCGCCCAGTGACAGCGCACCGCTGCTGTCGGACCCGTATCTGCACTCCGACGGCTCGGCCGGCACCACCGAGGCCGACGACTGGGGCGACCAGGCCAGCACCGGGCAGGAGTTCGTGGTGGCCGACCGGGCGCCCGGAGGCTGGATCGCGATCTGGTTCGCCGGCCAGAAGGCCTGGTTCCACAACGACTTCGGGCCGCTGACCGCCGCGCCGGTCAAGGCGCTGACGGTGGTGCCGAAGGCGGGCAAGACCAGCGTGCCGATCTACACCGAGTCCTTCCCGGAGGCCTCGGCGTACCCGGCGGCGTTCACGTCCTGGTACGGCGGCATCCCGCGCTCGCAGCGGATCGCCTCGAAGTACACGCTGACGCCGGGGCAGGCCTACGTGACCGACGGGAAGCCGCTGCAGAGCGACTGGTTCAACGCCTTCAACATCGACGGGTCGGCGTTCATGGACCAGACCGACTTCAAGGGCACGACGCAGTACTACCTGATCACGTACAACCACCGGATGGCGTTCGTGAACGCCGCCGATGTGGATGTGGTGCCCTCGACGTCCTGA
- a CDS encoding ABC transporter permease, producing the protein MSATVSALPDPATAPPPPGAVAAVRRRGPVIPLRYVVGRVVGALVSMIAVVFTSFFLFRIVPGDPVRAMTRGHPIGAAQLATLRHQFGIDKPLISQFGDYSSRVARGDLGTSYQYKTSVAGLIGSHVWATVYLVGTATLIAAFLGLRIGVRTAWKHGSRSDRAHTSVALVLWSMPTFWLGLILIVVFGVGVGPIPGLFPTGGMSSPDVHGLFPSIWDHLRHLVLPCLTLVAVVYAQYLLTMRATLLEEIGADYLTTARAKGLREDDVRRKHAVPNAMLPAVTLVFLNLGTAVSGSILTETIFSWPGLGSLFYEALSVPDLPLLEGLFVFFSVAVIVMNLLAELLYPILDPRVRTA; encoded by the coding sequence GTGTCGGCCACCGTCTCCGCTCTGCCGGACCCCGCGACCGCGCCCCCTCCCCCCGGGGCCGTCGCGGCGGTCCGGCGGCGCGGGCCCGTCATCCCCCTGCGCTACGTCGTCGGCCGTGTCGTCGGCGCCCTGGTGAGCATGATCGCCGTGGTGTTCACCAGCTTCTTCCTGTTCCGCATCGTGCCCGGCGACCCGGTCCGGGCCATGACCCGGGGGCACCCGATCGGCGCCGCCCAGTTGGCCACGCTGCGCCACCAGTTCGGCATCGACAAGCCGCTGATATCGCAGTTCGGGGACTACTCCTCCCGCGTCGCCCGGGGCGACCTGGGCACGTCCTACCAGTACAAGACCTCCGTCGCCGGCCTGATCGGCAGCCACGTGTGGGCCACGGTCTACCTGGTCGGCACCGCGACGCTGATCGCGGCGTTCCTGGGCCTGCGGATCGGGGTGCGCACGGCGTGGAAGCACGGCAGCCGCTCCGACCGCGCGCACACCAGCGTCGCGCTGGTGCTGTGGTCGATGCCGACCTTCTGGCTCGGGCTGATCCTGATCGTGGTGTTCGGCGTCGGCGTCGGGCCGATCCCGGGGCTGTTCCCGACCGGCGGGATGAGCTCGCCGGACGTGCACGGCCTGTTCCCCTCGATCTGGGACCACCTGCGGCACCTGGTCCTGCCGTGCCTGACGCTGGTCGCGGTGGTCTACGCGCAGTACCTGCTGACCATGCGCGCCACGCTGCTGGAGGAGATCGGCGCCGACTACCTCACCACGGCGCGCGCCAAGGGCCTGCGCGAGGACGACGTGCGGCGCAAGCACGCCGTGCCGAACGCGATGCTGCCCGCCGTCACGCTGGTGTTCCTGAACCTGGGCACCGCGGTGTCCGGCTCGATCCTGACCGAGACCATCTTCTCCTGGCCGGGCCTGGGCTCGCTGTTCTACGAGGCACTGAGCGTGCCGGACCTGCCGCTGCTGGAAGGGCTGTTCGTCTTCTTCTCGGTGGCGGTGATCGTCATGAACCTGCTGGCCGAACTGCTCTACCCGATCCTGGACCCAAGGGTGAGAACCGCGTGA
- a CDS encoding DeoR/GlpR family DNA-binding transcription regulator, translating into MKEELLDAVLPEERRLRIAAQLRRDTRVRVEDLAARYGVSGETIRRDLQVLEERGILRRVYGGAVAQESRGWEPGADERAIARLDPKRAIAAAAAALVEPGETLVFDLGTTVAETARALPATFSGRALCVALPTAAELAGREGVEVHLAGGQVRRGDLSCVGPGSEKFFERFFADRAFIAASGVHLKAGVTSDQLEEIPVRQAILGQAQSVYVLADGAKLGRVAVGRVCPLSAVTAIVTDSGADPEAVRALEQSGTRVIVAPSGSELD; encoded by the coding sequence ATGAAGGAAGAACTGCTCGACGCGGTCCTCCCCGAGGAGCGCCGCCTGCGCATCGCCGCACAGCTGCGCCGCGACACCCGGGTCCGGGTCGAGGACCTGGCTGCGCGTTACGGGGTCTCCGGCGAGACCATCCGCCGCGACCTGCAGGTCCTGGAGGAGCGCGGCATCCTGCGCCGCGTCTACGGCGGCGCCGTCGCCCAGGAGTCCCGAGGCTGGGAACCCGGCGCCGACGAGCGCGCCATCGCCCGCCTTGACCCCAAGCGCGCCATCGCCGCGGCCGCCGCGGCCCTGGTCGAGCCCGGCGAGACCCTGGTCTTCGACCTGGGCACCACGGTCGCCGAGACGGCGCGCGCCCTCCCGGCCACCTTCAGCGGCCGCGCACTGTGCGTGGCCCTGCCCACCGCCGCGGAACTCGCCGGCCGCGAGGGCGTCGAGGTGCACCTCGCCGGCGGGCAGGTGCGGCGCGGCGACCTTTCCTGCGTGGGGCCGGGGTCGGAGAAGTTCTTCGAGCGCTTCTTCGCCGACCGGGCGTTCATCGCGGCCTCCGGCGTGCATCTGAAGGCCGGCGTGACCAGCGACCAGCTGGAGGAGATCCCGGTCCGACAGGCGATTCTGGGCCAGGCCCAGTCGGTGTACGTCCTCGCCGACGGCGCCAAGCTCGGCCGGGTCGCGGTCGGGCGGGTGTGCCCGCTGTCGGCGGTCACGGCGATCGTCACCGATTCGGGCGCGGACCCGGAGGCGGTGCGGGCGCTGGAGCAGAGCGGGACGCGGGTCATAGTCGCGCCCAGCGGGTCGGAGTTGGACTGA
- a CDS encoding ABC transporter substrate-binding protein yields MPIPLPRRRAFALAAALAGAAVLSAPAAAASGPAHARSTHSQTIGQTSYAQAAPASATGSGKTLTVATTGSIDSLSPFLAQRALPTQIHRLMYDFLTNYDATDDHAIGALAASWTTSPDKLTWTFTIRDAMLWSDGQPVTADDVAWTYNLMMTNADAASANGNFVANFAKVTSAGNQLVITLKQPQSTMLALDIPIVPKHVWASHVADIGKFNNDTQFPIVGDGPFILTGYQKDQYLTLDANPNYWRGKPAFDHLVFKFYKDADAEVEALKKGEVDFVSGLTPAQYDALKGQSGIVTNNAQGKRFYALAVNPGATTTGGQAFGDGNPALQNQQFRQALMYAIDTKTLVAKTLGGYGTVGSGYIAPIFAAYHWAPDPSSAYTYNPDKANQMLDAAGYKKGSDGMRTTPDGKPLSLRIMGESNRSDDTQNAAYIADWLKAVGIATSTQIVDQGKLADTETAGTFDLAFDSWGENPDPDYVLSIQKCDGRPTAAGKSFAGDDFICDKNYDALYQKQITEYDPATRADDVKQMEQALYSDAYINVLYYGNVLEAYRSDVIGSMDKQPQPNGLYWGQDGYWAFWSAKPASAAAASSSSSSNTGLIAGIVIAVVVVVGGGGLVLMRRRRGATAEERE; encoded by the coding sequence ATGCCCATCCCCCTCCCCCGACGACGCGCGTTCGCCCTGGCGGCGGCCCTGGCCGGGGCGGCGGTGCTGAGCGCTCCGGCCGCGGCCGCCTCCGGGCCGGCCCACGCGCGCAGCACCCATAGTCAGACCATTGGTCAGACCTCGTACGCTCAGGCGGCGCCGGCCTCGGCGACCGGCAGCGGCAAGACCCTGACGGTCGCGACCACCGGCAGCATCGACTCGCTGTCGCCGTTCCTGGCCCAGCGGGCGCTGCCCACCCAGATCCACCGCCTGATGTACGACTTCCTCACGAACTACGACGCCACCGACGACCACGCGATCGGCGCGCTGGCTGCTTCCTGGACCACCTCGCCCGACAAGCTGACCTGGACCTTCACCATCCGTGACGCGATGTTGTGGTCCGACGGCCAGCCGGTCACCGCCGACGACGTGGCCTGGACCTACAACCTGATGATGACCAACGCGGACGCGGCCAGCGCGAACGGGAACTTCGTCGCCAACTTCGCCAAGGTGACCTCGGCCGGGAACCAGCTGGTCATCACCTTGAAGCAGCCGCAGTCCACGATGCTGGCGCTGGACATACCGATAGTGCCCAAGCACGTCTGGGCCTCGCACGTCGCCGACATCGGCAAGTTCAACAACGACACCCAGTTCCCGATCGTCGGCGACGGGCCCTTCATCCTCACCGGATACCAGAAGGACCAGTACCTCACCCTGGACGCCAACCCGAACTACTGGCGCGGCAAGCCGGCCTTCGACCACCTGGTGTTCAAGTTCTACAAGGACGCCGACGCCGAGGTGGAGGCCCTGAAGAAGGGCGAGGTCGACTTCGTCAGCGGCCTGACCCCGGCGCAGTACGACGCCCTGAAGGGGCAGTCGGGAATCGTCACCAACAACGCCCAGGGCAAGCGGTTCTACGCGCTGGCCGTCAACCCCGGTGCGACCACCACCGGCGGGCAGGCGTTCGGCGACGGCAACCCGGCGCTGCAGAACCAGCAGTTCCGGCAGGCCCTGATGTACGCGATCGACACCAAGACGCTGGTCGCCAAGACCCTCGGCGGCTACGGCACGGTCGGCAGCGGCTACATCGCCCCGATCTTCGCCGCCTACCACTGGGCCCCCGACCCCTCCAGCGCCTACACCTACAACCCGGACAAGGCGAACCAGATGCTGGACGCCGCCGGGTACAAGAAGGGCTCCGACGGGATGCGCACCACCCCCGACGGCAAGCCGCTGTCGCTGCGCATCATGGGTGAGAGCAACCGGTCCGACGACACCCAGAACGCCGCCTACATCGCCGACTGGCTCAAGGCCGTCGGGATCGCCACCAGCACCCAGATCGTGGACCAGGGCAAGCTCGCCGACACCGAGACCGCCGGCACCTTCGACCTGGCCTTCGACAGCTGGGGCGAGAACCCGGACCCGGACTACGTGCTGTCGATCCAGAAGTGCGACGGCCGGCCCACCGCCGCGGGCAAGTCCTTCGCCGGCGACGACTTCATCTGCGACAAGAACTACGACGCCCTGTACCAGAAGCAGATCACCGAGTACGACCCGGCGACCCGGGCCGACGACGTCAAGCAGATGGAGCAGGCGCTCTACAGCGACGCCTACATCAACGTCCTGTACTACGGGAACGTGCTGGAGGCCTACCGGTCCGACGTGATCGGCTCCATGGACAAGCAGCCGCAGCCCAACGGCCTGTACTGGGGCCAGGACGGCTACTGGGCCTTCTGGTCCGCCAAGCCCGCGTCCGCGGCGGCCGCGTCCTCCTCGTCGAGCTCGAACACCGGCCTGATCGCCGGCATCGTGATCGCGGTGGTGGTCGTGGTCGGCGGCGGCGGCCTGGTCCTGATGCGCCGGCGCCGCGGCGCGACCGCCGAGGAGCGTGAGTAA